TCGCCCCTGCCAGGGACGAGAGGCGAAATGCTCCCGCGGTACCACCCCGATTGACGCGCGCGGCGGCGCCGTTGCCGACGCGAGCGTCCACTCGTGCGGCAGGTAACGGATGCCACCGACCCGGCCTACTTGTGCTCGGCTGCGTGCGGAGATCGTCCGCCGCTTTCCGCCTCGCCCGTTGTCCCGGGTGGCTCGGGGGCCAGATTCGAAGCGTCCCAGACCGGGTTTCCACCGTCCCCGGCTCTCTGAGGCTGGGATTGGCCTCTACTACTCCCCGTCAACGCCCATGCTGCTATTCGGATGTGGGCGGGAGTATACGCGAGCGTGCGGGGGGCGGCAAACGGGAGTGCGGCGCGAAGAGGCAGCCTCAGGGGGCGGCGCTCAGGTGGTCACGTCGCCGCCCTCGAGCAGCCGCAGGAGCCGCCGGTCCATCGTGGCCACGTCGGTGCCGCGGCGCGCGGACATCGCCGCGAGGATGCAGTCGGTGACGTCGAGCGCCGGATCGGCCTCCATCACGTCGAGCGCCGTCTCGGCGACCTTCGGGTCCCATGCGACGAGCGCCGGAGTGGACAGAGCCTCGCGCAGGACGCGGGCGACGTCGCACCCCGCCATGCCGTACCGGCTGCGCAGCACCCACGCGCACTCCGCGAGTACGCACTCGGCCACGACCAGCGGCTCGCCCGCGGCGGCGTGGCGCTCCGCCAGCACGAGCGCTTGCGCCGCGCGGTCCGGGTCGGTGCGACGGATCATGGCGATCACGAGGTGCGTGTCGGCGAGGATCACTTCGGCCGCTTCCCGCTCCGCACGACCACGGCGGGAGCGTCCCCCTCGTGCCAGTTCTCGTCGAAGTACTTCTCGAGCGACTCGTTCCAGCCGGGCAGCGGACCGTCCGGCAGCGGGTACTCCTCGTCGATGCGGTCGAGTACGTCGGCCAGGCTCGGCGACTTGCGCAGCACGGCATAGTCCCCGCGGACCTCCAGCACGATGGAGTCTCCGGTGCCCAGCTCGAGGGCGTCCCTGACCTCGAGCGGTATCGTGACCTGGCCTTTCGAGGTGATCTTCGCCCTCGGCATCGTCGGCTTCCTTACTGCGCTCGGCATTCCTTACCGTCCGAGTGTAGCAAGGAAGCGCACGCCGCACAACGGGCGGGAGATCCAGGGCTACAGCCCGGCGCCCTCGACGATCACACGCTTGTCGGTGGCGTCGGCCGACAGGGAGACGAGCCGCGTGGCCTGCCCCTGCCAGGCGTTGCCCTCGA
This region of Actinomycetota bacterium genomic DNA includes:
- a CDS encoding AbrB/MazE/SpoVT family DNA-binding domain-containing protein, with the translated sequence MPSAVRKPTMPRAKITSKGQVTIPLEVRDALELGTGDSIVLEVRGDYAVLRKSPSLADVLDRIDEEYPLPDGPLPGWNESLEKYFDENWHEGDAPAVVVRSGKRPK
- a CDS encoding type II toxin-antitoxin system VapC family toxin, producing the protein MILADTHLVIAMIRRTDPDRAAQALVLAERHAAAGEPLVVAECVLAECAWVLRSRYGMAGCDVARVLREALSTPALVAWDPKVAETALDVMEADPALDVTDCILAAMSARRGTDVATMDRRLLRLLEGGDVTT